A genome region from Bradyrhizobium commune includes the following:
- the glgA gene encoding glycogen synthase GlgA, with protein sequence MTPVRVLAVASEVYPIVKTGGLADVAGALPIALKAHGVEMRTLMPGYPDVMRMLAGAQEVWRWPDYFGGPGRLLAGTRDGLDLFVLDVPHLYARPGNPYVTADGTDWPDNGVRFAALARVAADIGHGLVSAFVPEIVHAHDWQAGLAPAYLHYDNRPRPGTVMTIHNMAYQGKFDRALTGAIGLPGDASFDVNGLEYFGGISFLKAGLQFADRITTVSPTYAREIQSDEGGMGLGGLLRERASVLSGILNGVDVSVWNPRTDPLIACRFDADEMSFRVANKATLQQRLGLDLLTDAPLLGVISRLSWQKGLDLLLEAIPTILGEGMQLALLGSGDAELQDRYREAARAHPRRIAAVIGYDEALAHLIQAGVDALVVPSRFEPCGLTQLCALRYGAVPIVSRVGGLADTVSEPATGFTFGPVTSDNLSAALRRASLAFHDKPAWRQLQLTGLATDVSWRNRAGEYAALYRGLMASRRMA encoded by the coding sequence ATGACGCCTGTTCGCGTCCTCGCGGTCGCCTCCGAAGTCTATCCCATCGTCAAGACCGGCGGCCTCGCGGATGTCGCCGGCGCGCTGCCGATCGCACTGAAGGCGCATGGCGTCGAGATGCGCACGCTAATGCCGGGCTATCCCGATGTGATGCGGATGCTCGCGGGCGCGCAGGAGGTGTGGCGCTGGCCGGATTATTTCGGCGGGCCCGGCCGGCTGCTCGCCGGCACACGCGACGGGCTCGACCTGTTCGTGCTGGATGTGCCGCATCTCTACGCACGGCCCGGCAATCCCTATGTCACCGCTGATGGCACCGACTGGCCGGACAACGGCGTGCGCTTTGCGGCGCTGGCGCGCGTGGCAGCCGATATCGGCCACGGCCTTGTCTCCGCCTTCGTGCCCGAAATCGTACATGCCCATGACTGGCAGGCCGGGCTCGCGCCGGCCTATCTCCATTATGACAACCGTCCGCGGCCCGGCACCGTGATGACCATTCACAACATGGCCTATCAGGGCAAGTTCGACCGCGCGCTGACGGGCGCGATCGGCCTGCCCGGGGACGCGTCGTTCGACGTCAATGGGCTCGAATATTTTGGCGGGATCAGCTTCCTGAAGGCCGGCCTGCAATTCGCCGATCGCATCACCACGGTATCGCCGACCTACGCGCGCGAGATCCAGAGCGACGAGGGCGGCATGGGGCTCGGCGGCCTCTTGCGCGAGCGCGCGAGCGTGCTGAGCGGCATCCTCAACGGCGTCGACGTCTCGGTGTGGAATCCGCGGACCGATCCGCTGATCGCCTGCCGCTTCGATGCCGACGAGATGTCGTTTCGGGTGGCGAACAAGGCGACCTTGCAGCAACGGCTCGGGCTCGATCTCCTGACCGACGCACCATTGCTCGGCGTCATCAGCCGGCTGTCGTGGCAGAAGGGTCTCGATCTCCTGCTCGAGGCCATCCCCACCATACTGGGCGAAGGCATGCAACTGGCTCTGCTCGGCAGCGGTGACGCCGAGTTACAGGATCGCTACCGTGAAGCTGCCCGTGCGCATCCGCGACGGATCGCGGCCGTGATCGGCTATGACGAGGCGCTTGCTCACCTGATCCAGGCCGGCGTCGACGCCCTCGTCGTGCCATCGCGGTTCGAGCCATGCGGCCTGACGCAGCTCTGCGCGCTGCGCTATGGCGCCGTGCCGATCGTGTCGCGCGTCGGCGGTCTTGCGGACACGGTCAGCGAACCGGCGACGGGATTCACCTTCGGCCCGGTCACGTCGGACAATCTCTCGGCTGCATTGAGGCGCGCAAGCCTCGCCTTCCACGACAAGCCGGCGTGGCGCCAATTGCAGCTCACGGGCCTTGCGACCGACGTCTCGTGGCGCAACCGGGCCGGCGAATATGCCGCGCTCTATCGCGGCCTGATGGCATCCCGCCGCATGGCGTGA
- a CDS encoding CmcJ/NvfI family oxidoreductase, translating to MGLQETKIESLPFVTAELNYLAPTSAKPRTYAFDPPPGEPKSTSLPEPHQVPIFDARLIAENLSLDREGFALVRHPTRVKDFYNDEEIRTVYYPAVEAFLRATLKADRVVIFDHTVRKRVAGAADIRGGGPRQPATRVHVDQTVTSGANRVREHLPDEADELLNGRVQVINLWRPIRGPLRDSPLAMADGTTVAPEDLVASDLIYPNRRGETYSVKYNPNHRWFYFPEMTADEALLLKCYDSATDGRTRFGPHTAFVDPTTPADAPLRESIEVRTLVFHKQ from the coding sequence ATGGGCCTGCAAGAAACAAAAATCGAATCGCTTCCCTTCGTCACCGCTGAACTCAACTATCTCGCGCCGACATCAGCCAAGCCGCGCACCTATGCCTTCGATCCGCCGCCGGGCGAGCCGAAAAGCACGTCACTGCCGGAGCCGCATCAGGTGCCGATCTTCGACGCACGACTGATCGCCGAAAATTTATCGCTTGATCGCGAAGGCTTTGCGCTGGTGCGCCACCCGACCCGGGTGAAGGATTTTTACAACGACGAGGAAATACGTACGGTCTACTATCCCGCCGTCGAAGCCTTTCTCCGCGCGACGCTGAAGGCCGACCGCGTCGTCATCTTCGATCACACCGTGCGCAAGCGTGTCGCGGGCGCAGCCGACATCCGTGGCGGCGGGCCGCGCCAGCCTGCCACGCGCGTGCATGTCGACCAGACCGTCACGTCCGGCGCCAACCGCGTGCGCGAGCATTTGCCTGATGAAGCCGATGAGCTGTTGAACGGCCGCGTGCAGGTGATCAATCTCTGGCGCCCGATCCGCGGGCCCTTGCGCGATTCACCGCTCGCGATGGCCGACGGCACCACGGTCGCGCCCGAGGATCTTGTTGCGTCCGACCTGATCTATCCGAACCGGCGCGGCGAGACCTATTCGGTGAAATACAATCCGAACCATCGCTGGTTCTATTTTCCCGAGATGACGGCAGACGAAGCTCTGCTGCTCAAGTGCTATGATTCCGCAACCGACGGCCGCACGCGGTTCGGACCGCACACGGCCTTCGTCGATCCGACGACGCCGGCCGATGCACCCCTGCGCGAAAGCATCGAAGTGCGCACGCTCGTATTTCACAAGCAGTAA
- a CDS encoding GCG_CRPN prefix-to-repeats domain-containing protein gives MKMLSAALFGIVVLSAGLWLTSTPALALGGCGPNAHRDGAGRCVPGGQNEDWCIRKTGHPATRMPNGTMKCL, from the coding sequence ATGAAGATGCTTTCTGCCGCTCTGTTTGGAATTGTCGTTCTCTCGGCCGGCCTGTGGTTGACCTCGACGCCTGCGCTCGCGCTCGGCGGCTGCGGTCCCAACGCCCATCGCGATGGCGCCGGGCGCTGCGTCCCCGGTGGTCAGAATGAAGACTGGTGCATCCGCAAGACCGGCCATCCGGCCACGCGCATGCCCAACGGCACGATGAAGTGCCTGTGA
- a CDS encoding SemiSWEET transporter, translating to MEPFVIKLIGFAAATCTTVAYAPQVIKVWKTRSARDISLGMFLIMVLGLALWLIYGLLSGDAPLVAANAITMLLAGGILAMKLKYG from the coding sequence ATGGAACCCTTCGTCATCAAGCTGATCGGCTTTGCCGCCGCCACCTGCACCACTGTCGCCTACGCGCCGCAAGTCATCAAGGTCTGGAAGACCCGCTCGGCGCGCGACATCTCGCTCGGCATGTTCCTGATCATGGTGCTGGGCCTGGCGCTCTGGCTGATCTACGGCCTGCTCTCGGGCGATGCGCCGCTCGTCGCCGCCAACGCCATCACCATGCTGCTCGCCGGCGGCATTCTGGCGATGAAGCTGAAATATGGGTGA
- a CDS encoding flavin-containing monooxygenase — MPDAMVAARDSKANGTVQQVDVAVVGAGFAGLYLLHRLRKAGFSTVALEEAGDVGGTWYWNRYPGARCDIQTIDYSYTFDPELETAWTWSEKYATQPEILRYLGFVADRYDLRSDIRFKTKVTEAKWDEATERWQLSTDSGAPVSCRFYIMATGCLSAPKPPEIDGVKDFRGQVYFTGRWPHGGVDLAGKRVAVIGTGSSGIQSIPLIAEQAAHLTVFQRTPNFALPAHNGPAPDDRMSLLQGDRAAYRDQARQSMTGVPYPQQTAVSWQLSEAERRERFERAWAAGDLVHILTQLWADQGSELDGNRLVCDFIREKISAIVKDPETAAALMPHDHPFGAKRPCLDTNYYATYNRPNVTLVNLRQEPIKAITESGITTAKRNVDVDVIVFATGFDAMTGAIRAVHPITGRGGKSLSDVWAHGPESYLGLTVEGFPNFFMITGPGSPSVLSNMAVSIEQHVDWVVDRLAQLRDAGFTTVEATETAQAGWGRHMADCAMLTLHRLANTWYTGANVPGKVHALMPYTGGVGPYRSICDEVTSRGMLGFKLTGPNVAAQCNDGEVVRLQPDVRLVLNLLATLNLPPIESMGAQGARAFVNEFNKGRPAGRPIGAVVDGTLPGADGPLPYRVYKPATAGPHPIVVYFHGGGWVLGDEQSDEPFCRDMVRRTGMMFVSVGYRHAPEHRFPTAAEDGYAATRWIAEHAVELGGQPGPVLVAGWSAGGNIAAVTCQLARDRGGPAIAGQLLICPVTDCSFDRPSYNDNATGYFLTRSLMDWFWDLYCSPADRTDPRVSPLRGKVSGLPPAFVVTCEFDPLRDEGIAYADAMAAAGVAVEQLKAHGHFHSSFTMVDVVITGVTGRTQMAEALRRFAGLPPGLRHDDEHSHGHVSPGHKIAAAAS, encoded by the coding sequence ATGCCTGACGCAATGGTCGCCGCACGCGATTCCAAAGCGAATGGAACCGTCCAACAGGTCGATGTTGCCGTGGTCGGCGCCGGATTTGCCGGCCTCTATCTTCTGCATCGTTTGCGCAAGGCCGGCTTCTCGACGGTCGCGCTCGAAGAAGCCGGCGATGTCGGCGGCACCTGGTACTGGAACCGCTATCCCGGCGCACGCTGCGACATCCAGACCATCGACTACAGCTACACTTTCGATCCCGAGCTCGAGACCGCCTGGACCTGGTCGGAGAAATACGCGACCCAGCCGGAGATCCTGCGCTATCTCGGCTTCGTCGCCGACCGCTATGACCTGCGCAGCGATATCCGCTTCAAGACCAAGGTGACGGAAGCCAAATGGGACGAGGCGACCGAGCGCTGGCAGCTCTCGACCGACAGCGGCGCGCCCGTCTCCTGCCGCTTCTACATCATGGCGACCGGCTGCCTCTCCGCGCCAAAGCCGCCGGAGATCGACGGCGTCAAGGATTTTCGCGGCCAGGTCTATTTCACCGGACGCTGGCCGCATGGCGGCGTCGACCTTGCGGGCAAGCGCGTCGCCGTGATCGGCACCGGCTCGTCGGGAATCCAGTCGATCCCGTTGATCGCCGAACAGGCCGCGCATCTGACCGTGTTCCAGCGCACGCCGAATTTCGCGTTGCCCGCGCATAACGGCCCCGCGCCGGACGACCGCATGAGCCTGCTGCAAGGCGACCGCGCCGCGTATCGCGATCAGGCGCGTCAGTCGATGACCGGCGTGCCCTATCCGCAGCAGACGGCGGTGAGCTGGCAATTGAGCGAGGCCGAGCGTCGCGAGCGCTTCGAACGCGCCTGGGCCGCCGGCGACCTCGTCCACATCCTGACCCAGCTCTGGGCCGATCAGGGCTCCGAGCTCGACGGCAACAGACTGGTCTGCGACTTCATACGCGAGAAGATTTCGGCGATCGTGAAGGATCCGGAAACGGCAGCTGCGCTGATGCCGCACGATCATCCGTTCGGCGCCAAACGTCCCTGCCTCGACACCAATTACTACGCGACCTACAACCGGCCGAACGTCACGCTGGTCAATCTGCGCCAGGAGCCGATCAAGGCAATCACGGAAAGCGGGATCACGACGGCCAAGCGCAACGTCGACGTCGACGTCATCGTGTTCGCGACCGGGTTCGACGCCATGACCGGCGCGATCCGCGCCGTGCATCCGATCACCGGCCGCGGCGGCAAGTCGCTGTCCGATGTCTGGGCGCACGGACCCGAGAGCTATCTCGGGCTCACGGTCGAAGGCTTCCCGAACTTCTTCATGATCACCGGGCCCGGCAGCCCGTCGGTGCTGTCGAACATGGCGGTGTCGATCGAGCAGCATGTCGACTGGGTGGTCGATCGCCTCGCCCAATTGCGCGACGCCGGCTTCACCACGGTCGAAGCGACCGAGACGGCGCAGGCCGGCTGGGGCCGGCACATGGCCGACTGCGCGATGCTGACGCTGCACCGGCTCGCCAACACCTGGTACACCGGCGCCAACGTTCCCGGCAAGGTGCACGCGCTGATGCCCTATACCGGCGGCGTCGGCCCCTATCGCAGCATCTGCGACGAGGTCACGAGCCGCGGCATGCTCGGCTTCAAGCTGACCGGCCCCAATGTCGCCGCGCAGTGCAATGACGGCGAGGTGGTACGCCTGCAACCGGATGTGCGGCTGGTGCTGAACCTGCTCGCAACGCTCAACCTGCCGCCGATCGAGTCGATGGGCGCGCAAGGCGCCCGGGCCTTCGTCAACGAGTTCAACAAGGGCCGCCCTGCCGGACGGCCGATCGGCGCTGTCGTCGACGGCACGTTGCCCGGCGCCGACGGTCCGCTGCCCTATCGTGTCTACAAGCCCGCGACGGCGGGACCGCATCCGATCGTGGTCTATTTCCACGGCGGCGGCTGGGTGCTCGGCGATGAGCAATCGGACGAACCGTTCTGCCGTGACATGGTGCGGCGGACCGGCATGATGTTCGTCAGCGTCGGCTATCGCCATGCGCCGGAGCATCGCTTTCCGACCGCAGCCGAGGACGGCTATGCGGCGACGCGCTGGATCGCCGAGCATGCGGTCGAGCTCGGCGGCCAGCCGGGTCCGGTGCTGGTTGCGGGCTGGAGCGCCGGCGGCAACATCGCCGCCGTCACCTGCCAGCTCGCGCGTGACCGCGGCGGCCCGGCGATCGCCGGCCAGCTGCTGATTTGCCCGGTCACCGATTGCAGCTTCGACCGTCCCTCCTACAACGACAATGCGACCGGCTATTTCCTGACGCGCTCGCTGATGGACTGGTTCTGGGACCTCTACTGCTCGCCGGCCGACCGCACCGATCCGCGCGTCTCGCCGTTGCGCGGCAAGGTCTCAGGGTTGCCGCCGGCCTTCGTCGTCACCTGCGAATTCGATCCGCTGCGCGACGAGGGCATCGCCTATGCGGACGCGATGGCCGCGGCCGGCGTCGCGGTCGAGCAGCTCAAGGCGCACGGCCATTTCCACTCGTCCTTCACGATGGTCGACGTAGTCATCACCGGCGTGACTGGCCGGACGCAGATGGCCGAGGCGTTGCGGCGCTTTGCCGGGCTGCCGCCGGGGTTAAGGCACGATGACGAGCATAGTCACGGCCATGTCAGCCCGGGGCACAAGATCGCAGCGGCCGCAAGTTAA
- a CDS encoding carboxylesterase/lipase family protein — MRSLLAGVAAFVVLCCTGIATAQPVGQFPFALTREGQMLGAVEGEVASFRGLAYAKPPVGALRWRPPQPTPESSEMRTAYDYGAPCLQPLISGTREDCLTLNVFRPFGVDGPLPVMVFIHGGDFARGTANDPLFDGAKLAQAGLIVVTVNYRLGVLGFLTHPALSEGGSGNFGLMDQIAALNWVHDNIAAFGGDPGNVTLFGNGAGATSIALLMLCSQSRDLFQKAILQSVPGRAHLNSSQQAEAAGRQLIAALGPEADMRDAKAMRLLAVEKNLLAKSPHGFGPAIDGNLVTEDVAAGFAAAHQSRVPLIVGSNDDETRFDGELDIKDALSSAGESIDELRKLYPDVARPADLAASFYTDKVFSEPVRLLARLHAATGAPTFRYRFAYVPQAQRRNPDEGHGRELQFIFGAEGVPGAGIFSRGDREVASRLRAYWINFAKSGDPNSPDLPHWDAVADRDRLLLIANDRIASGDDPWVERLDRLAPESKK; from the coding sequence ATGCGATCCCTGCTAGCGGGCGTTGCGGCTTTTGTCGTCCTCTGCTGCACCGGCATCGCCACCGCGCAGCCGGTCGGACAATTTCCATTCGCGTTGACGCGCGAGGGGCAGATGCTCGGCGCCGTCGAGGGCGAGGTCGCCTCCTTCAGGGGGCTCGCTTATGCGAAGCCGCCGGTCGGCGCACTGCGCTGGCGGCCGCCGCAGCCGACGCCGGAAAGCTCGGAGATGCGCACTGCCTACGACTATGGCGCGCCTTGTCTTCAGCCGTTGATCTCCGGGACGCGCGAGGATTGCCTGACGCTCAACGTGTTCCGTCCGTTCGGCGTCGACGGCCCGTTGCCAGTGATGGTGTTCATCCATGGCGGCGATTTCGCAAGAGGCACGGCGAACGATCCGCTGTTCGACGGCGCCAAGCTCGCGCAGGCCGGCCTCATCGTCGTGACCGTGAATTACCGCCTCGGCGTGCTCGGCTTTCTCACGCATCCCGCGCTGTCGGAAGGCGGCTCCGGCAATTTCGGTCTGATGGACCAGATCGCGGCGCTCAATTGGGTACACGACAACATCGCGGCCTTCGGCGGCGATCCCGGTAACGTCACCCTGTTCGGGAACGGCGCAGGCGCGACCTCGATCGCGCTTTTGATGCTGTGCTCCCAATCGCGCGATCTGTTTCAGAAGGCCATTCTGCAATCAGTGCCCGGCCGTGCACACCTGAACTCGTCGCAGCAGGCCGAGGCCGCGGGCCGACAGCTTATCGCCGCGCTCGGGCCGGAGGCGGATATGCGCGACGCGAAAGCGATGCGGCTACTTGCCGTCGAAAAAAATCTTCTGGCGAAATCGCCCCATGGTTTTGGGCCAGCGATAGACGGAAACCTCGTGACGGAAGACGTCGCCGCCGGATTTGCCGCAGCACACCAGAGCCGCGTTCCCCTGATCGTCGGTTCGAACGACGATGAGACACGCTTTGACGGCGAGCTCGACATCAAGGACGCGCTTTCATCCGCAGGCGAGAGCATCGATGAGCTGCGCAAGCTCTATCCCGACGTCGCGAGGCCGGCAGACCTTGCGGCCAGTTTCTACACCGACAAGGTCTTCTCCGAGCCGGTGCGTTTGCTGGCTCGGCTTCATGCCGCAACCGGCGCGCCGACCTTCCGCTATCGTTTTGCCTATGTGCCGCAGGCGCAGCGCCGCAATCCCGACGAAGGGCATGGGCGCGAGCTGCAGTTCATCTTCGGTGCGGAGGGCGTGCCCGGCGCGGGCATCTTCTCGCGCGGCGACCGCGAGGTCGCGAGCCGCCTGCGCGCCTACTGGATCAACTTTGCCAAGAGCGGCGATCCCAACAGCCCCGACCTGCCGCATTGGGACGCGGTCGCAGACCGCGATCGCCTGCTGCTGATCGCGAATGATCGCATCGCGAGCGGCGACGACCCTTGGGTAGAGCGTCTCGACCGGCTCGCGCCCGAGAGCAAGAAATGA
- a CDS encoding DODA-type extradiol aromatic ring-opening family dioxygenase, producing the protein MTRLPTLFLSHGGGPWPFMEDRRVQYARTAAEFARLPQLLPAKPKAVLVITGHWEADAFTVSTSAHPPMVYDYYGFPEHTYHIKYAAPGKPELAAEVKALLARADLECREDANQGFDHGTFVPLGLMYPNADMPIVLLSLKSSYDAAEHIKVGQAIASLRDEGILIVGSGLTYHNMRGFGRAESKPVSYDFEAYLNEAISNPDAARRNAMLVDWEHAPSARLAHPREDHLLPLMVAAGAAGSDVGERVFVDEVASVAMASYVFG; encoded by the coding sequence ATGACGCGATTACCGACCCTCTTCCTGTCCCACGGCGGCGGACCCTGGCCGTTCATGGAGGACCGGCGGGTGCAATATGCCAGGACCGCCGCGGAGTTCGCTCGGCTGCCGCAACTGCTGCCGGCAAAGCCGAAGGCGGTGCTCGTCATCACCGGCCATTGGGAGGCAGATGCTTTCACCGTGTCGACCTCGGCGCATCCGCCGATGGTGTACGACTATTACGGTTTCCCCGAGCATACCTATCACATCAAATATGCGGCGCCGGGAAAGCCCGAGCTTGCCGCCGAGGTGAAGGCGCTGCTCGCGCGCGCCGATCTCGAGTGCCGGGAAGATGCCAACCAGGGTTTTGACCACGGCACCTTCGTGCCGCTCGGCCTGATGTATCCGAACGCGGACATGCCGATCGTGCTGCTGTCGCTGAAATCGAGCTACGATGCGGCCGAGCACATCAAGGTCGGGCAGGCGATTGCATCGCTGCGCGACGAAGGCATTCTGATCGTCGGCAGCGGGCTCACCTATCACAACATGCGCGGCTTTGGCCGCGCAGAGTCGAAGCCTGTCTCCTATGACTTCGAAGCCTATCTGAACGAGGCGATCAGCAACCCGGATGCGGCGCGCCGCAACGCGATGCTGGTCGATTGGGAGCACGCGCCGAGTGCGCGGTTGGCCCATCCGCGCGAAGACCATCTGCTGCCGCTGATGGTCGCAGCCGGCGCCGCCGGCAGCGATGTGGGCGAGCGCGTCTTCGTCGACGAGGTCGCCAGCGTCGCGATGGCGTCGTATGTGTTCGGGTGA
- the glgC gene encoding glucose-1-phosphate adenylyltransferase: MSAAGNEPLARQALAFVLAGGRGSRLLELTDRRAKPAVYFGGKSRIIDFALSNAVNSGIRRIAVATQYKAHSLIRHLQMGWNFFRPERNESFDILPASQRVSENMWYVGTADAIYQNIDIIESHACRFIVVLAGDHIYKMDYEVMLRQHVDSGADVTVGCLEMPRAESSGFGIMHIDENGWIQQFLEKPKDPPPMPGKPDVSLASMGIYVFDAKFLYDQLKRDAEDPNSNHDFGKDIIPYIVKNGRAIAHQFSSSCVRSGDDPRSYWRDVGTVDAYWAANIDLTDVVPELDLFDRAWPIWSYAEITPPAKFVHDEESRRGSAVSSLVSGGCIISGASLRRSLLFTGVRVNSYASVENAVIMPYVNIGRGARLKNVVIDRGIEIPEGLVVGEDPELDARRFRTTEQGVSLITQPMIDRLNT, from the coding sequence ATGAGTGCCGCCGGAAATGAGCCGCTTGCCCGCCAGGCGCTGGCGTTCGTCCTGGCCGGCGGACGCGGCAGCCGGCTGCTGGAGCTGACTGACCGGCGCGCCAAGCCCGCGGTCTATTTCGGTGGCAAATCCCGCATCATTGATTTCGCGCTGTCGAACGCGGTGAACTCCGGCATCCGCCGCATCGCGGTCGCGACCCAGTACAAGGCGCACAGCCTGATCCGGCATCTTCAAATGGGCTGGAATTTCTTCCGCCCCGAGCGCAACGAGAGCTTTGACATCCTTCCCGCCAGCCAGCGCGTGTCGGAGAACATGTGGTATGTCGGCACGGCGGATGCGATCTACCAGAACATCGACATCATCGAGTCGCATGCCTGCCGCTTCATCGTCGTGCTCGCCGGCGATCATATCTACAAGATGGATTACGAGGTGATGCTGCGGCAGCATGTCGACAGCGGCGCCGACGTCACCGTCGGCTGCCTCGAAATGCCGCGCGCGGAATCCAGTGGCTTCGGCATCATGCATATCGACGAGAACGGCTGGATCCAGCAATTCCTGGAAAAGCCCAAGGATCCGCCGCCAATGCCGGGCAAGCCCGACGTCTCGCTCGCCAGCATGGGCATCTACGTGTTCGATGCCAAATTCCTCTACGACCAGCTCAAGCGCGACGCCGAGGATCCGAATTCGAACCACGATTTCGGCAAGGACATCATCCCCTACATCGTCAAGAACGGCCGCGCCATCGCGCATCAGTTCTCCAGCTCCTGCGTCCGTTCGGGCGACGATCCCCGCTCCTATTGGCGCGACGTCGGCACGGTCGACGCCTATTGGGCCGCCAACATCGATTTGACCGACGTGGTGCCGGAGCTCGACCTGTTCGACCGCGCCTGGCCGATCTGGTCCTATGCCGAGATCACGCCGCCGGCGAAATTCGTCCATGACGAAGAGAGCCGGCGCGGTTCGGCGGTGAGCTCGCTGGTGTCCGGTGGCTGCATCATTTCCGGCGCCTCGCTGCGACGTTCGCTGCTGTTTACCGGCGTGCGCGTCAATTCCTATGCCAGCGTCGAGAACGCCGTGATCATGCCTTACGTCAATATCGGCCGCGGCGCGCGGCTCAAGAACGTCGTGATCGACCGCGGCATCGAAATCCCCGAGGGGCTTGTCGTCGGCGAAGATCCCGAGCTCGACGCAAGACGCTTCCGCACCACCGAGCAGGGCGTCTCGCTGATCACCCAGCCGATGATCGACAGGCTCAATACATGA
- a CDS encoding septal ring lytic transglycosylase RlpA family protein: protein MRARTTLLLCVTTSSLAFISVANAESGLASYYGYGKAGKGEMTCAHRTRPFGSVLKVSWSGHTIQCRVNDRGPFIRGRIVDLSVPAARALGMMSAGVVRVSVE from the coding sequence GTGCGAGCGCGGACGACCTTATTGCTGTGTGTGACGACTTCTTCTCTCGCCTTCATCTCCGTTGCAAATGCCGAGAGTGGGCTTGCCTCATATTACGGTTACGGAAAGGCCGGCAAAGGCGAGATGACGTGCGCCCACCGTACGCGGCCATTCGGCAGCGTGCTGAAGGTGTCCTGGAGCGGGCACACGATTCAATGCCGCGTGAATGATCGCGGCCCGTTCATCCGTGGCCGCATCGTCGATCTCTCGGTGCCCGCCGCCCGCGCGCTCGGCATGATGAGCGCCGGCGTGGTCCGCGTCTCGGTGGAATAG
- a CDS encoding Gfo/Idh/MocA family protein, with the protein MAGIRVGLVGCGFVSELHMHAFRRVYGVDVEVAAVAARGDKVVAFARHHNIARVYRSFAELIADRELDIIDICTPPNLHAEMIVASMQAGKHVICEKPFAGYFGRNGDQQPIGKHVPKALMYERVIEEMDATRAAIERTGKLFMYAEDWIYAPAVTKTAEIIKATKDKILFMKGEESHSGSHAAHAAQWAMTGGGSLIRMGCHPLSAVLYLKQVEAKARGETIRVASVTGDVGNVTAGLKPGERSYIKANPVDVEDWGTLTATFSDGTKATVFSGDMIMGGVRNLIETYTSGGSLFANITPNTHLMSYQTSEEKLASVYITEKVDRKTGWQYVCLEEEWTRGYLQEIQDFMECAVTGRQPLSDLALAYETIKVNYAGYWAAEEGRRVVL; encoded by the coding sequence ATGGCTGGGATCAGGGTCGGACTCGTCGGCTGCGGCTTCGTGTCGGAGCTGCATATGCATGCGTTCCGGCGCGTCTATGGCGTGGACGTCGAGGTCGCGGCGGTCGCCGCGCGCGGCGACAAGGTCGTCGCGTTCGCTCGGCATCACAATATTGCACGGGTCTATCGGAGCTTCGCCGAACTGATCGCCGATCGAGAGCTCGACATCATCGACATCTGCACGCCGCCCAATCTCCACGCCGAGATGATCGTCGCCAGCATGCAGGCCGGCAAGCATGTCATCTGCGAGAAGCCCTTTGCCGGCTATTTCGGCCGCAACGGCGACCAGCAGCCGATCGGCAAGCACGTGCCGAAGGCGCTGATGTATGAACGGGTGATCGAGGAGATGGACGCGACGCGGGCCGCGATCGAGCGGACGGGAAAGCTCTTCATGTATGCCGAGGACTGGATCTACGCCCCCGCCGTCACCAAGACCGCTGAAATCATCAAGGCGACGAAAGACAAAATCCTGTTCATGAAGGGTGAGGAGAGTCATTCCGGTTCGCACGCGGCGCACGCCGCGCAATGGGCGATGACCGGCGGCGGCTCGCTGATCCGCATGGGCTGCCATCCGCTCTCTGCGGTGCTCTATCTCAAGCAGGTCGAGGCGAAGGCGCGCGGCGAGACCATCCGCGTTGCCAGCGTCACCGGCGATGTCGGCAACGTCACCGCCGGTCTGAAGCCGGGGGAGCGCAGCTACATCAAGGCCAATCCGGTCGATGTCGAGGATTGGGGCACGCTGACGGCGACCTTCTCCGACGGCACCAAGGCGACCGTGTTCTCCGGCGACATGATCATGGGCGGCGTGCGCAATCTGATCGAGACTTATACCAGCGGCGGCTCGCTATTCGCCAACATCACCCCGAACACGCATCTGATGAGCTACCAGACCTCCGAGGAAAAGCTCGCGTCGGTCTACATCACGGAAAAGGTCGACCGCAAAACCGGCTGGCAATATGTCTGCCTCGAGGAGGAATGGACGCGCGGCTATTTGCAGGAAATCCAGGATTTCATGGAATGCGCGGTGACGGGAAGGCAGCCGCTTTCGGACCTAGCGCTGGCCTACGAGACGATCAAGGTGAACTACGCGGGCTATTGGGCCGCGGAGGAAGGGCGACGGGTGGTGTTGTAA